In the genome of Octopus sinensis unplaced genomic scaffold, ASM634580v1 Contig06433, whole genome shotgun sequence, the window agattggagcctggtgcagccatctggttcatcagacttcagtcaaatagtccatcccatgccagcatggaaagcggacattaaatgatgatgatgatgatgatgatgattagttctCTCAAGAGCTGAAAATGTCCAGGAAAAATATGGACATACCATACTGATATCTGTTATTGGAGGAGTGTACTTTTATAGATAGTGGTAGATACCAGTCATTAGCAGCATCCACTACTCATGTGATGTTACCAACCCAGCATTGCATTTACTAAATGTATAAACATTAGCAACATAGCATTAACTCCAAATGTAATATTAGCAACAGATCACACATTTAATATTAGTATGCCTGACACGAGTcctgggctcagctggctccggctgacagtaccctgtatgggcccctatccagggttacagaaaggagacaaccttcaaagaaatccggagtggagccccaaagacagtttagtgttcgactcgacactcttccagcAGATCCttcaaccaagctggtgccaacgtaatgctctgcactcctttgtactacgtcagcaaggtcgagagagaaaTCCTGATGATTGGAaatacccaggattttcttatttctagcccaggcctgcgcaaaactggagaggacacttcagtgctgctgtaggtgtattaggacatgaaatgtaaaagccggactagattattttatgtgcaactccattgtctcccgagacaaaaaggatgccaacaacaacccATCACACATGTgacatgtaatgtatatacaaacaagtaGTAcatattgttacacacacacacacacacacacacattcatacaggtacgcagagttttgtttttgatttgacgGTCAtttggaatgctcacagcagccatattcctaccactctatgtcacactggtgagacccatattggagtacgggattcaagcctcttctccttatctcctcaaagacatatatcatctcgaaagagtctaGAAGCTGGCTACTCatatggttcttggtctcaagcatttgtcctatgaagaaaggctgaagacgctcgacctttattctctagaaaaacgatgacaccgtggtgatctcattcttgctcacaacatcataagcggaaagtgtaacctctcgaaagagctgttcttcactcctgctccacaacgccggctgcggggtcactccgaaaagctctatctgcgacgatttcatctcaattgaaggagaggggctttctccgtccgggttgcggatccatggaataagctgccggacgagatagtgaagatgccgacgaccactcggttcaaagtctcccttgaccacaaatggcctgaactctttgcatgaacaccctccctgtacataactccatgtccccctacatggccttgctttttgctttttgagccaaaaaattaacttaacttaacttaacaaagGCAtaaacactttcacacacacttacatttcaCATTTCCCTGATGTcatgtgtttgtctgttttcAGGTACACTTTAGACAATAGCAACGCTGACAGTTTGTGTGTAGCTGTTGAACTTCCAGGTGTAAAGTCTGGGGATGAATGTGATGTTGATATCATACAGGTATTATACTCTTCCATGTATATCTTTTGTGTTTCTGATAAAGAAATGttgttatgtgtacaattaggCTGTGAATGCATTGGAACGTCTTATGACATCCGACTGCATTGAATGCAATAAATATAACTTCACACGAATATATTCTATTCAACATTGtgcaatataatttattttattttagctttgTCAAACTTTACATACATCCAGCGTCACCTtcctggcacgtgaaaaacattcgagcgaggtcgttgccagtgccactggaccggctcctgtgcaggtggcacgtaaaaaaacaccacttgagcatggccgttgccagtaccgcctgattggccccgtgccggtggtacgtaaaagcacccactacactttcggagtggttggcattgggaagggcatccagctgtagaaactctaccagatcagattggagcctggtgcagccaagtggttcgccagttctcagtcattcgtccaacccatgctagcatggaaaacagacgttaaacgatgattatgatgaagatgaaaaaACGTAccatattctgttttctttttgggCTGCAAATGACGGATCTGCTTTGTAGTTGACTAGGCAAAAAGATGTAGAGACACATGCATCCTGTTATCCAACAACAAATTTCATAGCCCACACATGTCTTGGAGAAGAGATTTCTCCTAGGACTGTTTCTGCAGCAGCAGGTTTTATCATGTTCAAATGCACCTAGAcatgttaaatatgattttacacaaatatattttattcaatgctgCATCTTGCAACATATCCTAAATCTTATTTCTATTAAACATTAGTGATAGAAAAGAAAGTCAATGCTTCTTAAAAAGAGTTATGCATCAAGGGTTGTGTGTTATATTCTTTGCAAGTGTATCATTAACATATTACCAGAAGGTGAAAGCTTGGCTGAAAGCTTAAGGAGTTTGCTTTACAATCATGAAGTCTTGGGTTTGATTCTCCGAGGGCAAGGGATTTCCATCTTAGTTTGGGTTGATCTCTGAGTTTTGTAAGTGAAACTGTGTAGATGGAAAGTGGGGTGGAAGCCTGTGGAATTGACTGCATCACTAATAAAATCTGATGAGCTGCTAAAATTAGTGACCCAAAATTAGCGACTTTGTTTAAGTTACTGAAATTTTAATCATGCTGGGGGaatcttcttctttttattcctcttcttcttctaccttttcttccacttcttccttttcctttactacatcttcttcttcttttatttcttctccttttttcttcctattctcttcttcatcatcttcttcttcttcttcttcttcttcttcttcttcttcttcttcttcttcttctttcttcttcttctccttcttcttcttcttcttcttcttcttcttcttccttcttcttcttcttcttcttctttcttcttcttcttcttcttcttcttcttctttttcttcttctttcttcttcttcatcttcttcttcctcttcctttttacTTCGTCTTCCTTttcatccccctcctcttcttcttcctcctcctcctccttctcctccccctatTCTTCTTTTTCCAGCAATTGTGTTACAGATAGATTTAGAAATACGAATACAAAATGTATGAAATTTTTAATACGTTTGCAAAAATTAggctgaaatatatacatacagatttagAAGGAAAAATGAGTCTTCTCTGTTGTTGTTTAAACCCAGAAAAATCCTGATCAGACAAGAACCCATGATCAAAGGTTAGAATCGGCTTTGCtctgttaaaataaataaataaataaaaataaataataaataaataaataataaataaataaatatctttcagCTGAAATTACGGATTCCGTTCTGATATACAATCAATGCAAGGGAGACAATTTAGCTATACAGTTAGAAAAATAGATTATTTCCCTTTACCGCAGAACTTAAACCTTCTACACTTGATcttgttttgttcgatttttgCATTGAAAATCATTTATATAATGTGTCCAATTGTTTAACAGAGCACGATGCgcgctaaacacacacacacatgcgcacgtaaGTGTACAcagtcatacaaatatacactatatacgtTATGGACTGATAtgcaagattttaaaaaattatttataagtcTTTGTCATTGTGTCAAGAGGACATACGTTCTTCCTGTGAACCTAGCATTCCGTCCATTACGATGACCGGTTGTttcatttgatccgatcaacagaacagcctgcttatgaaatatattcacgtgtaagtggatgagcactccacagatacgtgtccccttaacgtagttctcagggagattcaacatgacacagaatgtgacaaggctggcccttaaaattactggtatgacttatttttgccagcagaaTGAGGAGCAggagaaaatttttgtgaataaGAAGCTATTAAggtttatataatataatctgaaatagtagaaaatatatgtagaaaattctgttgtgtctggggagagtcattttctttttgtgccttataatataacacgttcaccggtaaaatttctacttttttcttatttttattttcctaaaattttcgttgcatcttgcaaccttttcgatagtCCTGACTCTCAAGAGTCAAgacaaggttgcaagacgcaacgaaaattttaggaaaataaaaataagaaataagtggaaaatttaccggtgagtgtgttaaataataaggcacaaaaagaaaatgactctccccagacacaacagaatatgcttcaacacacgaactcatataaagaatcttgcaaaccaaatcccaaaacgaaatatgtaGAAAGAGTGGAGTGAAgcactcctagcctttgttagggcatccttctaggagaaggtaactcaggtaactgggataactccgacataaaacctgcggctcagtggttaccgatgatgttgacttgttcttcttttcggattatggctgctgttgcttagtgagtgggattgactcagtgcacagcctttcctcactttaaaaaaaatcttcttgcacaggcattgcacgataacaacattgttcatgattgttgatggtgctgtgagtctcaactgaatggctggctgtagcctcaaaaagcaaataaaagtcacattccatctcagcagcaataacagttaagcctcgtgcaatggccatactcgataacgaggggacagccatcatgtatgtatatatagattgatatcaaaataaacaacaggatatccagaggtaatgcagtatgatcattTCAAGtgactccatttatatatatatatatacacacacacacaccacacacacacacacacacacatatgtatatatatatacactcacacacacacacatatcaaaataagcagacacacaaacagacacacaaattacatcaatttaaatgcagagcagtcctcagctgcataaatacattgaattaaattaaattaaaacagatggacgcattagtataattttacctaaaacctccaagaaggtaaggagataaacaaagaacatgctgtcttcacttcagcttagaagctacttaggtatcaggaagaaagacttgttagaGATCTAGCTTCTCACTGTTTTTTTGGAGTCGGTTTTAATTTATAGTATTGtttatagatcgatagatagatagagagatgtataAGGATAAAGCAGAAGAGTTGGATAAGCACTTTATTAGAATGTCATGGATTATATGATCTTTACATGTGTTTCAGTAGTTCTGTAGCACATACTATTATGTAGATGTAGTGCAGCAAGTGTTACATAGATGACTGCATAATCCTCTTAGAATACCAGATGCTcagaagaaaatagtaatttaacCCATAGTTAATTACCAACcttgtaattttaatttctttttaaatttcaggATGTGCTGATGGTTACAGTTACGGGAAAATATGATCTTTTTTTACCTCTTGATGCTCATGTTGATGACTCGAGAGCAGATGCTCAGTTTCACAAAGACAAAGCTGT includes:
- the LOC118761044 gene encoding protein kintoun-like, encoding MCLSVFRYTLDNSNADSLCVAVELPGVKSGDECDVDIIQDVLMVTVTGKYDLFLPLDAHVDDSRADAQFHKDKAVLSVRLPYLETL